One window from the genome of Microcebus murinus isolate Inina chromosome X, M.murinus_Inina_mat1.0, whole genome shotgun sequence encodes:
- the MAGED1 gene encoding melanoma-associated antigen D1 encodes MAQKMDCGAGLLGFQAEASVEDSALLMQTLMEAIQISEAPPTNQAMAAASGPNASPQSSQPPTANEMADTEVSAAAARPKTTFKTQNATTKGPHGVYDFSQAHNAKEMPNTQPKAAFKPQNGTLKGPNTAYDFSQAATTGELTANKSEMAFKAQNATTKVGPNATYNFSQSLNANEMANNQPKTAFKAWNDTTKAPIAETQTQNINQGKTAASQTDIETDLGISEPDGAAAQTSADSSQAQNLESRTIIRGKRTRKINNLNVEESSSGDQRRAPLAAGTWRSAPVPLTTQNTPSTPPSVLWQTPLAWQNPSGWQNQTARQTPPARQSPPARQTPPTWQNPVAWQNAVIWPNPVIWQNPVIWPNPIVWPGPVVWPNPMAWQNPPGWQTPPGWQTPPGWQGPPDWQGPPDWPLPPDWPLPPDWPLPTDWPLPPDWIPADWPIPPDWHNLRPSPNLRPSPNSRASQNPGAAQPRDVALLQERANKLVKYLMLKDYTKVPIKRSEMLRDIIREYTDVYPEIIERACFVLEKKFGIQLKEIDKEEHLYILISTPESLAGILGTTKDTPKLGLLLVILGIIFMNGNRASEAVLWEALRKMGLRPGVRHPLLGDLRKLLTYEFVKQKYLDYRRVPNSNPPEYEFLWGLRSYHETSKMKVLRFIAEVQKRDPRDWTAQFMEAADEALDALDAAAAEAEARAEARTRMGIGDEAVSGPWSWDDIEFELLTWDEEGDFGDPWSRIPFTFWARYHQNARSRFPQTFAGPIIGPGGTASANFAANFGAIGFFWVE; translated from the exons ATGGCTCAGAAAATGGACTGTGGTGCGGGCCTCCTCGGCTTCCAG GCTGAGGCCTCTGTAGAAGACAGCGCCTTGCTTATGCAGACCTTGATGGAGGCGATCCAGATCTCAGAGGCTCCACCTACTAACCAGGCCATGGCAGCTGCCAGCGGGCCCAATGCTAGTCCCCAGAGTTCACAGCCCCCAACTGCCAATGAGATGGCTGACACTGAGGTGTCAGCAGCTGCCGCTAGGCCTAAAACAACCTTTAAAACCCAGAATGCCACCACAAAAGGCCCTCATGGTGTCTATGATTTCTCTCAGGCACATAATGCCAAGGAGATGCCCAACACGCAGCCCAAGGCAGCCTTTAAGCCCCAGAATGGCACCCTAAAGGGCCCAAATACTGCCTATGATTTTTCTCAGGCAGCAACCACGGGAGAGTTAACTGCAAACAAGTCTGAGATGGCCTTTAAAGCCCAGAATGCCACTACTAAGGTGGGCCCAAATGCTACCTACAATTTCTCTCAGTCTCTCAATGCCAATGAGATGGCCAACAACCAGCCTAAGACAGCCTTCAAGGCTTGGAATGATACCACTAAGGCCCCAATAGCTGAAACCCAGACCCAGAATATAAATCAGGGCAAAACGGCTGCTTCCCAGACTGACATAGAGACAGACCTAGGTATCTCCGAACCTGATGGGGCAGCTGCACAGACATCAGCAGACAGTTCCCAGGCTCAGAATCTGGAGTCCCGGACTATAATTCGTGGCAAGAGGACCCGCAAG ATTAATAACTTGAATGTGGAAGAGAGTAGCAGTGGGGATCAGAGACGGGCCCCATTGGCTGCAGGGACCTGGAGATCTGCACCAGTTCCATTGACCACTCAGAACACACCCAGCACACCACCCAGTGTGCTCTGGCAGACCCCATTGGCTTGGCAGAACCCCTCAGGCTGGCAAAACCAGACAGCCAGGCAGACCCCACCAGCACGTCAGAGCCCCCCAGCTAGGCAGACCCCACCAACCTGGCAGAACCCAGTCGCTTGGCAGAACGCAGTGATCTGGCCAAACCCAGTAATCTGGCAAAACCCGGTGATCTGGCCAAATCCCATTGTCTGGCCTGGCCCGGTTGTCTGGCCAAACCCAATGGCCTGGCAAAATCCACCTGGATGGCAGACACCACCTGGATGGCAGACCCCACCGGGCTGGCAGGGCCCCCCAGACTGGCAAGGCCCTCCTGACTGGCCACTTCCACCCGACTGGCCACTGCCACCCGATTGGCCACTTCCCACTGACTGGCCGCTGCCACCTGACTGGATCCCCGCTGACTGGCCGATTCCACCTGACTGGCATAACCTGCGACCCTCGCCTAATCTGCGCCCCTCACCCAACTCTCGTGCCTCACAGAACCCAGGTGCTGCACAGCCCCGAGATGTGGCCCTTCTTCAGGAAAGA gCAAATAAGTTGGTCAAGTACCTGATGCTTAAAGACTACACAAAGGTGCCCATCAAGCGTTCAG AAATGCTGAGAGATATCATTCGTGAATACACTGATGTTTATCCAGAAATCATTGAGCGTGCATGCTTTGTCCTAGAGAAG AAATTTGGGATTCAACTGAAAGAAATTGACAAGGAAGAACACCTGTATATTCTCATCAGTACCCCCGAGTCCCTGGCTGGGATACTGGGAAC GACCAAAGACACACCCAAGCTGGGTCTCCTCTTGGTGATTCTGGGCATCATCTTTATGAATGGCAACCGTGCCAGTGAGG CTGTCCTCTGGGAGGCACTACGCAAGATGGGACTGCGTCCTGG gGTGAGACATCCCCTCCTTGGAGATCTGAGGAAACTTCTCACCTACGAGTTTGTAAAGCAGAA ATACCTGGACTACAGGCGAGTGCCCAACAGCAACCCTCCTGAGTATGAGTTCCTCTGGGGCCTACGCTCCTACCATGAGACTAGCAAGATGAAAGTACTGAGATTCATTGCAGAG GTTCAGAAGAGAGACCCTCGTGATTGGACTGCACAGTTCATGGAGGCTGCAGATGAGGCCTTGGATGCTCTGGATGCTGCTGCAGCTGAGGCTGAGGCACGGGCTGAAGCGAGAACCCGCATGGGAATTGGAGATGAGGCTGTGTCTGGGCCCTGGAGCTGGGATGACATTGAGTTTGAGCTGCTGACCTGGGATGAGGAAGGAGATTTTGGAGATCCCTGGTCCAGAATCCCATTTACCTTCTGGGCCAGATACCACCAGAATGCCCGCTCCAGATTTCCTCAGACCTTTGCCGGTCCCATTATTGGCCCTGGTGGTACAGCCAGTGCCAACTTCGCTGCCAACTTTGGTGCCATTGGTTTCTTCTGGGTCGAGTGA